The following coding sequences are from one Triticum dicoccoides isolate Atlit2015 ecotype Zavitan chromosome 4A, WEW_v2.0, whole genome shotgun sequence window:
- the LOC119287710 gene encoding xyloglucan endotransglycosylase/hydrolase protein 8-like → MAGRAAMSAAVALALALLAAADSWLYEEFATEGNVRAGYDARGQQVASLLLYRQSGAAFRSRRSYLYGQFSVQIKLIPGNSAGTVASFYLSSGDGPGHDEIDMEFMGNSTGQPVVLNTNVWANGDGKKEQQFYLWFDPAADYHTYTIIWNDRNIIFKVDDLFLRSFKRYADLPYPGGQPMSVHATLWDGSYWATEQGKVKVDWSAAPFVVSYRGYSADACVPAGDGRPLSCPAGTDRWMKRQPSAAEQGTVAWARRNYMHYDYCQDGWRFPQGFPAECSRN, encoded by the exons ATGGCGGGCCGGGCTGCCATGTCCGCCGCCGTGGCCCTGGCGCTGGCGCTGCTGGCGGCCGCGGACTCGTGGCTGTACGAGGAGTTCGCCACGGAGGGCAACGTGCGCGCGGGCTACGACGCGCGGGGGCAGCAGGTGGCGTCGCTCCTCCTCTACCGCCAGTCCGGCGCCGCCTTCCGCTCCAGGCGCAGCTACCTCTACGGCCAGTTCAGCGTCCAGATCAAGCTCATCCCCGGCAACTCCGCCGGCACCGTCGCCTCCTTCTAC CTCTCGTCGGGCGACGGCCCCGGGCATGACGAGATCGACATGGAGTTCATGGGCAACAGCACCGGTCAACCCGTGGTGCTCAACACCAACGTGTGGGCCAACGGCGATGGCAAGAAGGAGCAGCAGTTCTACCTCTGGTTCGACCCGGCCGCCGACTACCACACCTACACCATCATCTGGAACGACCGAAACATCATCTTCAAGGTGGACGACCTCTTCCTCCGCTCCTTCAAGCGCTACGCCGACCTGCCCTACCCGGGCGGGCAGCCCATGTCGGTGCACGCCACGCTCTGGGACGGCAGCTACTGGGCGACGGAGCAGGGCAAGGTGAAGGTGGACTGGTCCGCCGCGCCCTTCGTCGTCTCCTACCGCGGCTACTCCGCGGACGCCTGCGTGCCCGCCGGCGACGGCCGCCCGCTCTCCTGCCCCGCCGGCACCGACCGCTGGATGAAGCGCCAGCCCAGCGCCGCCGAGCAGGGCACCGTCGCCTGGGCCAGGAGGAACTACATGCACTACGACTACTGCCAGGACGGCTGGCGGTTCCCGCAGGGATTCCCCGCCGAATGCTCCCGCAACTGA